Within Desulfobacter sp., the genomic segment TCCTCTGAAGTGCCGACCGCCTGCGCCACTGCCGGATTTTTTCATGGTTCCCGGATAAAAGCACCCCGGGAACGGCCATTTCTTTATAGACTTCCGGCCGGGTATACTGGGCATGTTCCAGCCGGTGATCCATAAAAGAATCGGACTGGGAGGACATATCGCTTCCCAGTACACCGGGTAGCATTCTGGCCGTTGCATCAATCATGGCCATGGCCGCCACTTCCCCGCCGGTCATGACAAAATCTCCCATGGAGATTTCCTCGTCCACCAGCCGGGCATATACCCGTTCGTCAATCCCTTCGTACCGGCCGCAGATGAAAATCAGTCCCTGATTCTCTCCGGCCAGCTCACAGGCCTTGGCCTGACTAAAAGGCTGGCCCTGGGGGCTCATGCAGATGACCTTGGCGCCGGGGCTGCCCTGTCTGGCCGACTCAATGGCCGCTTCCAGGGGGGCCGGCTGCATGACCATGCCGCTGCCGCCGCCGTAGGGCCTGTCATCCACGTTGTTGTGCTTATTCGTGGAAAAGTCCCTGATATTGACGGCCTTGCCCTGTATTGCGCCGGATTCAATGGCCCGGCCAATGATGCCGTTGGCAAAAAAGGCCTCCAGAAATTCCGGAAAAAGGGTTAAAACGGTAAACTCCATGAAGCCGCCTATTCCGTAATGAATCCTTCGGGCAGGGTGGTGGTCAGTTTACCGGCGTCCAGATTCACTTCGTCCACAAAGTGGCTGTTCATGGGGATGAGGACTTCTGTCTTGTCCGCTCCCAAAACCACCAGGATATCATCCGCCCCTGTGGAAAAAAGCCGGTCAACCTTTCCCAGGTTTCCCAGTTCATGGTCTGTGACTTGGAGCCCTGTCAGGTCTTCCCAGTACCAGGTATTATCTTCGAGTTCGGGCAGCTGGGCCCTGTCCATGAGGATCTCCTTGCCCACAAGGGACTCGGACGTATCCCGGTCGCTGACCTCTTTGAGGACCAGGAGAATTCCTTTTTTCCGGGGAGAGGCTTTGACAATGGTGAATGTCCCGCCGTTGTCCCCGCCCTCGTCCCGGAGCATAATTTTGCGCCCCTTGGCAAAGGTGTCCGGAGAGTCTGCATATGACCAGACCTTGAGATTCCCGGCCAGGCCGTGAGCCCCTGTAATTTTGCCTATGGTGAGCCAGGTGCTGCCAGTCATGGACTACTCGATGATTTCCAAAACGGTTCTTTTTTTCAGCTTGGTGGATGCAGCGCTTAAAATGGTTCTCATGGCCCGGGCGGATCTGCCCTGTTTGCCGATTACCTTTCCAAGATCCTCTTTTGCCACTTTGAGTTCCAGTACGGAAGTCTGGTCTCCCACAACTTCAGATACCTGAACATCGTCAGGATTGTCTACCAGTGCCTTTGCAATGTACTCAATCAGCTCTTTCATAAAAACATCTCCTTTTCAATGGTATAGAGGTGTCCATAGAACGGCCAAAGCCTGGCCAGGGCCGCGATGCCCAACCAAGATTAAGCGGAAGCCGCGTCAGCGCCGGTTACACCCTGTTTTTTCAGGATGCTCTTCACCGTGGTGGTGGGCTCAGCACCTTCTCCCAGCCAGTATTTTACCCGGTCTTCCTTCAGGGTAATGACTGCGGGGTCCTGCAAGGGATCATAGGTGCCCAGGGCTTCCAGGAATTTGCCGTCTCTGGGGGCTTCAATGTCTGCTGCAACGATTCTGTAAAAGGGTTTTTTCTTGGTGCCTTTGCGGGTGAGTCTTATTTTTACGGCCATTGTGTCTGTTTCTCCTTAAAACGGAAGCATGCCCTTCAGGGATCTCATGCCTCCTTTATTAAACTTTTTAACCATTTTCATGGACTGGGTATAGCTTTTCAGCAATTTGTTCACATCCTGGACCGTGGTCCCGGACCCTGCGGCAATCCTCTTTTTCCGTGAACTCTTGATGATGGCGTGTTTCTCACGCTCCTCAGGGGTCATGGAATTGATGATGGCCTCGATTCTGACAAACTCCCGGTCGCTGATATTCAGGTCCTTAAGCATTTTTTTATTTACCCCGGGCAGCATGCCCAGAAGATCCTTAATGGATCCCATTTTCCGGACCGACTGCATCTGGTTTTTAAAATCCTCAAGGGTAAATGCATTTTTACGCAGTTTTTTCTCTAAGGCTTGCGCCTCTTTCATGTCAACCGATTCCACAGCTTTTTCAATAAAGGAGAGGGTGTCTCCCATGCCGAGGATCCTTGAGGCCATCCGGTCTGGATGGAAGGGCTCAAGGGCGGTTGTTTTTTCGCCCACACCAATGAACTTTAGGGGTTTACCAGTAACGGCTTTGATGGATAAGGCGGCCCCACCGCGGGCATCACCGTCCATCTTGGTCAGTACGAAACCGTTAATGTCCAGCCGTTTGTCAAACTCTCCGGCTATGTTGACCGCATCCTGACCGGTCATGGCGTCCGCCACCAGGAGGATTTCTGATGGGTTTATGCCTGTTTTAATCCCTTCAAGTTCCGCCATTAATTCATCGTCCAGGTGCAACCGGCCGGCCGTGTCAAGTAAGAGGGTGTCGCATCCCGCTTCCCTTGCAGCCAATTGCGCGTCCTGGCAAATCTTTAAGGGCGCCATTTCCGTTGTGGACGGAAATACCGGCACATCCATCTGCTTGCCCAGCTTGGTGAGCTGGTCGATGGCGGCCGGGCGGTAAACATCCACGGGCACAAGATAGGGGGTTCTCCCCTGCTTGCGCAAATGCCGGGCCAGCTTGCCCGCCGTGGTGGTTTTACCGGAGCCCTGCAGGCCCACCAGCATGATTGACGTTGCCCCTGTTTTGGCAAAGTTCAGATCCTGGTGGGAAGACCCCATCATCTTTGTAAACTCTTCGTTCACAATTTTGATTACCTGCTGGCCCGGGGTAAGGCTTTCCATTACCTCCTGACCAAGGGCTCGGGTCTTTATATCTGAAATGACATTTTTTGCAACCTTATAATTGACATCAGCCTCAAGAAGTGCCATCCTGACCTGCTTTAAACCGTCTTCGATGTTCTTCTCGTTAAGGGTGCCGTGACCTTTCAACTTCTTAAAGACTGTATCCAGTCTGTCGCTCAGATTTTCAAACATAAATAGATCACCTTCTAATATCA encodes:
- the trmD gene encoding tRNA (guanosine(37)-N1)-methyltransferase TrmD, giving the protein MEFTVLTLFPEFLEAFFANGIIGRAIESGAIQGKAVNIRDFSTNKHNNVDDRPYGGGSGMVMQPAPLEAAIESARQGSPGAKVICMSPQGQPFSQAKACELAGENQGLIFICGRYEGIDERVYARLVDEEISMGDFVMTGGEVAAMAMIDATARMLPGVLGSDMSSQSDSFMDHRLEHAQYTRPEVYKEMAVPGVLLSGNHEKIRQWRRRSALQRTFMKRPDLFDIHKPDNEEKAILRQWCRELEGIING
- the rimM gene encoding 16S rRNA processing protein RimM; the encoded protein is MTGSTWLTIGKITGAHGLAGNLKVWSYADSPDTFAKGRKIMLRDEGGDNGGTFTIVKASPRKKGILLVLKEVSDRDTSESLVGKEILMDRAQLPELEDNTWYWEDLTGLQVTDHELGNLGKVDRLFSTGADDILVVLGADKTEVLIPMNSHFVDEVNLDAGKLTTTLPEGFITE
- a CDS encoding KH domain-containing protein, yielding MKELIEYIAKALVDNPDDVQVSEVVGDQTSVLELKVAKEDLGKVIGKQGRSARAMRTILSAASTKLKKRTVLEIIE
- the rpsP gene encoding 30S ribosomal protein S16, translated to MAVKIRLTRKGTKKKPFYRIVAADIEAPRDGKFLEALGTYDPLQDPAVITLKEDRVKYWLGEGAEPTTTVKSILKKQGVTGADAASA
- the ffh gene encoding signal recognition particle protein — its product is MFENLSDRLDTVFKKLKGHGTLNEKNIEDGLKQVRMALLEADVNYKVAKNVISDIKTRALGQEVMESLTPGQQVIKIVNEEFTKMMGSSHQDLNFAKTGATSIMLVGLQGSGKTTTAGKLARHLRKQGRTPYLVPVDVYRPAAIDQLTKLGKQMDVPVFPSTTEMAPLKICQDAQLAAREAGCDTLLLDTAGRLHLDDELMAELEGIKTGINPSEILLVADAMTGQDAVNIAGEFDKRLDINGFVLTKMDGDARGGAALSIKAVTGKPLKFIGVGEKTTALEPFHPDRMASRILGMGDTLSFIEKAVESVDMKEAQALEKKLRKNAFTLEDFKNQMQSVRKMGSIKDLLGMLPGVNKKMLKDLNISDREFVRIEAIINSMTPEEREKHAIIKSSRKKRIAAGSGTTVQDVNKLLKSYTQSMKMVKKFNKGGMRSLKGMLPF